A genomic stretch from Megalobrama amblycephala isolate DHTTF-2021 linkage group LG22, ASM1881202v1, whole genome shotgun sequence includes:
- the itgb1a gene encoding integrin beta-1a isoform X2 produces the protein MDLKLLFISTLLGIICCSRAQQEGNECIKANALSCGECIQVGAKCGWCTDTDFLKQGEPTSARCDELESLKKRGCSATKIENPHGSQRTLKNKPVTNRKKGADKLRPEDITQIQPQKLSLNLRSGEPQNIKLKFKRAEDYPIDLYYLMDLSYSMKDDLENVKNLGTSLMKEMSKITSDFRIGFGSFVEKTVMPYISTTPAKLLNPCTGDQNCTSPFSYKNVLKLTSNGQQFNSLVGQQQISGNLDSPEGGFDAIMQVAVCGDHIGWRNVTRLLVFSTDAGFHFAGDGKLGGIVLPNDGKCHLENNMYTMSHYYDYPSIAHLVQKLSENNIQTIFAVTEEFQPVYKELKNLIPKSAVGTLSANSSNVINLIVDAYNSLSSEVILENSKLPEGVTITYQSHCKNGIVNEGENGRRCSNISIGDEVSFNINITAQGCPKQGKSETIKIKPLGFTEEVEIVLNFICECECHKHGIKNSDLCHNGNGTFECGACRCNKGRVGRQCECRKDEVSTEDLDKNCRKDNGTDICSNNGECVCGTCECKKRENPEERYSGKFCECDNFNCDRSNNKLCGGHGRCECRVCICDANYTGSACDCSLDTSTCLASNKQICNGRGNCECGTCRCTDPKFQGPTCEICPTCPGVCTEHKECVQCRAFGTGEKKDTCERDCSYFNLIKVKDRDKLPQPVQAFPLMHCKERDANDCWFYYTYAVNNNTEKEVHVVETLECPAGPDIIPIVAGVVAGIVLIGLALLLIWKLLMIIHDRREFAKFEKEKMNAKWDTGENPIYKSAVTTVINPKYEGK, from the exons ATGGACCTGAAGCTACTTTTCATATCAACATTATTAGGGATCATTTGTTGCAGCCGTGCACAGCAAG aGGGCAACGAGTGCATCAAAGCCAATGCTTTATCCTGTGGCGAGTGCATACAAGTGGGGGCTAAATGTGGATGGTGCACTGATACC GATTTTCTAAAACAGGGAGAACCGACATCAGCGCGCTGCGATGAGCTCGAGTCACTCAAGAAAAGAGGCTGTTCGGCAACCAAGATCGAAAACCCTCACGGGAGCCAAAGGACCCTCAAGAACAAACCAGTGACCAACCGCAAGAAAGGCGCAGATAAACTTCGACCCGAGGACATAACACAGATCCAGCCTCAGAAACTCAGCCTCAACCTTAGATCTG GGGAACCTCAAAATATCAAGCTAAAGTTCAAGAGGGCTGAAGACTATCCCATAGACCTGTACTACCTGATGGACCTGTCCTACTCCATGAAGGATGACTTGGAGAATGTCAAGAATCTAGGGACTAGTTTGATGAAGGAAATGTCCAAGATCACCTCAGATTTCAGGATAG GTTTTGGCTCTTTTGTGGAGAAGACAGTTATGCCGTATATCAGCACAACTCCAGCCAAGCTCCTGAACCCCTGCACAGGGGACCAAAACTGCACCAGCCCCTTCAGCTACAAAAATGTGCTGAAACTCACCAGCAATGGGCAGCAGTTCAACAGTCTGGTGGGGCAACAGCAGATATCTGGCAACCTCGACTCGCCTGAGGGAGGATTTGATGCTATCATGCAGGTTGCTGTCTGTGGA GACCACATTGGCTGGAGAAACGTCACCCGTTTGTTGGTGTTCTCTACTGACGCAGGTTTTCATTTTGCCGGAGATGGCAAACTCGGTGGAATCGTGCTTCCCAATGATGGGAAATGCCACTTAGAAAACAACATGTACACCATGAGCCATTATTAT GATTACCCCTCCATCGCCCACTTGGTTCAAAAACTGAGCGAAAATAACATCCAGACCATCTTTGCAGTTACAGAGGAGTTTCAGCCTGTTTACAAA GAACTTAAAAATCTGATTCCAAAGTCTGCAGTGGGAACGCTCTCAGCAAACTCCAGCAATGTTATCAATCTTATTGTTGATGCCTACAAC TCTCTTTCCTCCGAGGTGATCCTTGAGAACAGTAAGCTTCCTGAGGGAGTGACTATCACCTATCaatcacactgtaaaaatggAATTGTGAATGAGGGAGAAAATGGGCGCAGGTGCTCTAACATCTCAATCGGAGACGAG GTGTCGTTCAACATTAATATCACAGCTCAAGGCTGCCCCAAGCAAGGGAAATCGGAAACCATTAAGATCAAGCCCTTGGGCTTTACTGAGGAGGTCGAGATCGTACTCAACTTTATTTGCGAGTGTGAATGTCACAAACACGGCATCAAGAACAGTGACTTGTGCCATAACGGCAATGGAACGTTTGAGTGCGGAGCCTGCAG GTGCAATAAGGGACGTGTTGGCAGGCAGTGTGAATGCCGGAAAGATGAGGTGTCCACCGAGGACCTGGACAAGAACTGCCGCAAGGACAACGGCACAGACATCTGCAGCAATAACGGCGAGTGCGTGTGTGGCACTTGTGAGTGCAAGAAGAGGGAAAATCCTGAAGAACGCTACAGCGGAAAATTCTGCGAGTGTGACAACTTCAACTGCGACCGCTCCAATAATAAACTCTGTGGAG GACACGGCCGCTGTGAATGTAGGGTGTGCATCTGTGACGCTAACTACACCGGAAGCGCGTGCGACTGCTCTCTGGACACCTCCACCTGCTTAGCCTCCAACAAGCAGATCTGTAACGGCAGAGGGAATTGCGAGTGCGGGACCTGCAGGTGCACCGACCCCAAGTTCCAGGGGCCCACCTGTGAGATCTGCCCCACCTGCCCTGGAGTCTGTACTGAGCACAA GGAGTGTGTGCAGTGCCGGGCGTTTGGCACAGGAGAGAAGAAAGACACGTGCGAAAGAGACTGTAGCTACTTTAACCTCATCAAGGTGAAGGACAGAGATAAACTCCCTCAGCCGGTGCAGGCCTTCCCTCTCATGCACTGTAAGGAGAGAGACGCCAACGACTGCTGGTTCTACTACACTTACGCCGTCAACAACAACACAGAGAAGGAGGTCCATGTGGTGGAGACTTTAG AGTGTCCGGCAGGTCCTGACATCATTCCCATCGTGGCGGGTGTGGTCGCAGGCATCGTTCTGATTGGTCTAGCCCTGCTGCTGATCTGGAAGCTGCTCATGATCATTCACGACCGCCGCGAGTTCGCCAAGTTTGAGAAGGAGAAGATGAACGCCAAGTGGGACACG
- the itgb1a gene encoding integrin beta-1a isoform X1 has translation MDLKLLFISTLLGIICCSRAQQEGNECIKANALSCGECIQVGAKCGWCTDTDFLKQGEPTSARCDELESLKKRGCSATKIENPHGSQRTLKNKPVTNRKKGADKLRPEDITQIQPQKLSLNLRSGEPQNIKLKFKRAEDYPIDLYYLMDLSYSMKDDLENVKNLGTSLMKEMSKITSDFRIGFGSFVEKTVMPYISTTPAKLLNPCTGDQNCTSPFSYKNVLKLTSNGQQFNSLVGQQQISGNLDSPEGGFDAIMQVAVCGDHIGWRNVTRLLVFSTDAGFHFAGDGKLGGIVLPNDGKCHLENNMYTMSHYYDYPSIAHLVQKLSENNIQTIFAVTEEFQPVYKELKNLIPKSAVGTLSANSSNVINLIVDAYNSLSSEVILENSKLPEGVTITYQSHCKNGIVNEGENGRRCSNISIGDEVSFNINITAQGCPKQGKSETIKIKPLGFTEEVEIVLNFICECECHKHGIKNSDLCHNGNGTFECGACRCNKGRVGRQCECRKDEVSTEDLDKNCRKDNGTDICSNNGECVCGTCECKKRENPEERYSGKFCECDNFNCDRSNNKLCGGHGRCECRVCICDANYTGSACDCSLDTSTCLASNKQICNGRGNCECGTCRCTDPKFQGPTCEICPTCPGVCTEHKECVQCRAFGTGEKKDTCERDCSYFNLIKVKDRDKLPQPVQAFPLMHCKERDANDCWFYYTYAVNNNTEKEVHVVETLECPAGPDIIPIVAGVVAGIVLIGLALLLIWKLLMIIHDRREFAKFEKEKMNAKWDTTENPIYKSPINKFSNPNYGRKAVAL, from the exons ATGGACCTGAAGCTACTTTTCATATCAACATTATTAGGGATCATTTGTTGCAGCCGTGCACAGCAAG aGGGCAACGAGTGCATCAAAGCCAATGCTTTATCCTGTGGCGAGTGCATACAAGTGGGGGCTAAATGTGGATGGTGCACTGATACC GATTTTCTAAAACAGGGAGAACCGACATCAGCGCGCTGCGATGAGCTCGAGTCACTCAAGAAAAGAGGCTGTTCGGCAACCAAGATCGAAAACCCTCACGGGAGCCAAAGGACCCTCAAGAACAAACCAGTGACCAACCGCAAGAAAGGCGCAGATAAACTTCGACCCGAGGACATAACACAGATCCAGCCTCAGAAACTCAGCCTCAACCTTAGATCTG GGGAACCTCAAAATATCAAGCTAAAGTTCAAGAGGGCTGAAGACTATCCCATAGACCTGTACTACCTGATGGACCTGTCCTACTCCATGAAGGATGACTTGGAGAATGTCAAGAATCTAGGGACTAGTTTGATGAAGGAAATGTCCAAGATCACCTCAGATTTCAGGATAG GTTTTGGCTCTTTTGTGGAGAAGACAGTTATGCCGTATATCAGCACAACTCCAGCCAAGCTCCTGAACCCCTGCACAGGGGACCAAAACTGCACCAGCCCCTTCAGCTACAAAAATGTGCTGAAACTCACCAGCAATGGGCAGCAGTTCAACAGTCTGGTGGGGCAACAGCAGATATCTGGCAACCTCGACTCGCCTGAGGGAGGATTTGATGCTATCATGCAGGTTGCTGTCTGTGGA GACCACATTGGCTGGAGAAACGTCACCCGTTTGTTGGTGTTCTCTACTGACGCAGGTTTTCATTTTGCCGGAGATGGCAAACTCGGTGGAATCGTGCTTCCCAATGATGGGAAATGCCACTTAGAAAACAACATGTACACCATGAGCCATTATTAT GATTACCCCTCCATCGCCCACTTGGTTCAAAAACTGAGCGAAAATAACATCCAGACCATCTTTGCAGTTACAGAGGAGTTTCAGCCTGTTTACAAA GAACTTAAAAATCTGATTCCAAAGTCTGCAGTGGGAACGCTCTCAGCAAACTCCAGCAATGTTATCAATCTTATTGTTGATGCCTACAAC TCTCTTTCCTCCGAGGTGATCCTTGAGAACAGTAAGCTTCCTGAGGGAGTGACTATCACCTATCaatcacactgtaaaaatggAATTGTGAATGAGGGAGAAAATGGGCGCAGGTGCTCTAACATCTCAATCGGAGACGAG GTGTCGTTCAACATTAATATCACAGCTCAAGGCTGCCCCAAGCAAGGGAAATCGGAAACCATTAAGATCAAGCCCTTGGGCTTTACTGAGGAGGTCGAGATCGTACTCAACTTTATTTGCGAGTGTGAATGTCACAAACACGGCATCAAGAACAGTGACTTGTGCCATAACGGCAATGGAACGTTTGAGTGCGGAGCCTGCAG GTGCAATAAGGGACGTGTTGGCAGGCAGTGTGAATGCCGGAAAGATGAGGTGTCCACCGAGGACCTGGACAAGAACTGCCGCAAGGACAACGGCACAGACATCTGCAGCAATAACGGCGAGTGCGTGTGTGGCACTTGTGAGTGCAAGAAGAGGGAAAATCCTGAAGAACGCTACAGCGGAAAATTCTGCGAGTGTGACAACTTCAACTGCGACCGCTCCAATAATAAACTCTGTGGAG GACACGGCCGCTGTGAATGTAGGGTGTGCATCTGTGACGCTAACTACACCGGAAGCGCGTGCGACTGCTCTCTGGACACCTCCACCTGCTTAGCCTCCAACAAGCAGATCTGTAACGGCAGAGGGAATTGCGAGTGCGGGACCTGCAGGTGCACCGACCCCAAGTTCCAGGGGCCCACCTGTGAGATCTGCCCCACCTGCCCTGGAGTCTGTACTGAGCACAA GGAGTGTGTGCAGTGCCGGGCGTTTGGCACAGGAGAGAAGAAAGACACGTGCGAAAGAGACTGTAGCTACTTTAACCTCATCAAGGTGAAGGACAGAGATAAACTCCCTCAGCCGGTGCAGGCCTTCCCTCTCATGCACTGTAAGGAGAGAGACGCCAACGACTGCTGGTTCTACTACACTTACGCCGTCAACAACAACACAGAGAAGGAGGTCCATGTGGTGGAGACTTTAG AGTGTCCGGCAGGTCCTGACATCATTCCCATCGTGGCGGGTGTGGTCGCAGGCATCGTTCTGATTGGTCTAGCCCTGCTGCTGATCTGGAAGCTGCTCATGATCATTCACGACCGCCGCGAGTTCGCCAAGTTTGAGAAGGAGAAGATGAACGCCAAGTGGGACACG